A region of the Candidatus Rokuibacteriota bacterium genome:
GGCCGCGACCGCATCCTCATCGAGTTCTCCCTCCCCGACGCGAGCCTGGGCCACCTGCGCATGGCCGCGCGCGAGGGCGGCCGCGCCGTCATCGGCACCACGGGCTTCGCCGCCGCCCAGCGCGAGGAGATCGAACGGCTCGCGCGCGAGATTCCCATCATGCTCTCGCCCAACATGAGCGTCGCGGTCAACGTCGCCTTCCGCGTGCTGGCCGACATGGCCCGCCTGCTGGGCGAGGACTACGACGTCGAGATCACGGAGGTCCACCACCGCTTCAAGAAGGATGCTCCCAGCGGCACGGCCGCCCGCATGGCCGAGATCGTGGCCGAGGCCCTCGGCCGAGACATGACCAAGGTGGGCGTGCACGGCCGCCACGGCCTGCCCGGCGAGCGCACGAAGCAGGAGATCGGCATCCACTCGATCCGCTTGGGTGACGTGGTCGGCGAGCACACGGTGAGTTTCGGCAGCCTGGGCGAGCGCCTCGAGCTCACGCACCGCTCGCAGAGCCGCGACACCTTTGTCCGCGGCGCGCTCCGGGCGGCGCGGTTCATCGCCCAGGCCAAGCCGGGGCTCTACTCGATGCAGGACGTCCTCCAACTCAAATGACGGCCGGAGGCCGCACACTACATCCCTCGCCCCTCTGGGGAGAGGGCCAGGGTGAGGGGCCGTTGTGCGGGCGCCCCAGCACCCTCACCCCGACCCTCTCCCTCATAGGGAGAGGGGGACGGAAGGCTCTCGCATGAAGATCGTCCGGTTCAGGGCGGCGGGCAAGACGCGCTATGGTGTCCTCGATGGCACCCACATCGTCGAGTACTCGGGCACGCCGTACGGCACCTTCAAGAAAGC
Encoded here:
- the dapB gene encoding 4-hydroxy-tetrahydrodipicolinate reductase gives rise to the protein MADVVIAGAAGRMGCRLVALVQEEKDLRLVGALEAPGHPALLKDAGEVAGVGKVGVPITADPEGVLGRDRILIEFSLPDASLGHLRMAAREGGRAVIGTTGFAAAQREEIERLAREIPIMLSPNMSVAVNVAFRVLADMARLLGEDYDVEITEVHHRFKKDAPSGTAARMAEIVAEALGRDMTKVGVHGRHGLPGERTKQEIGIHSIRLGDVVGEHTVSFGSLGERLELTHRSQSRDTFVRGALRAARFIAQAKPGLYSMQDVLQLK